The stretch of DNA ATATGCCCCGGTTAATAATCAACTAATCGTATAAAAATTCACCTTTTCTAATAAAAAAGATAATGGAAAATAATAAATATCATATGAAAATTTCACCAGTGTAAAGATAAGAAGATGCCAGTTTTCCCTCAATTTCATCCCTTTTATTCCAAAATAAAAGGGTTTTTTTAAAAATTTTTTCACTCTTTTATACATGTTTCTACCTATTTAATAATTACTTCTCAAAAATAGATAAAAGCTAAATCTATGCAGAAAAACTAAATATTCATGATATAATATAAAATGAGAATGACCATGGATGAGCTTTTTTTCTGTTCTTATCCTCACCCTATGGTTCATTTATCCGTATACACGGTGATATTACTAGGGAAAAGGGCTGAAATTTTCATGATACTAGGATTAACAATTGTCTTAATATTGGTTCTATTTTTGCCGTTCACTGTAAAAGCAGTGGAACACAATTTAGAAGCATTCTTGTTTATTATGGGGTTAGCTGCAGCGACAATCAGTCAAGTTTTGACTGGCGATTTAATGATTAAAGCTCTCGAAGACCCCATTCATATTACTCTTGCCGTTTTAATAGCTGGATTATTATTTAGATGGTGCCAAAGCCCAATAGAAAAAGGGATTCTTGGATTGAGCAATATGATGCCGTTTCGCTTATTTTTGGCACTTGTTGTTATCGTCCTTGGATTAATTTCTAGCATGATCACTGCGATCATAGCAGCTATTGTTCTTGTTGTTATTGTTAGTGTCATACGTCTTGACCGTAAATCAGAAGTCCGCCTTGTTGTATTAGCCTGTTTTTCAATTGGACTTGGTGCAGCTTTAACGCCAATTGGGGAACCGCTTTCAACTATTGCAATAAGCAAATTAAATGCAGACTTTTTCTACTTATTTAGGCTAATTGGTGCTGATGTTATCATCGCTATACTTATTTTTGGGATACTTTCAGCTATCATTATTAATCCGCAAAAAGGCGCTGATGGATTAACTTCTTCTCTTGAAAAGGAAAGCTATAAAGAAATTATTATCCGCGCATTTAAAATCTATCTTTTTGTCATGGGGTTAACTTTATTAGGTGCTGGCTTTGAACCATTTATTGAAGAATATTTATTAGGACTTAGCCCACTTGTTCTTTATTGGATAAATATGATCTCTGCTATATTGGATAACGCAACTCTCGCTGCTGCAGAAATTAGCCCTGCTATGGATAGTGCAACAATAAAGGCTATTTTACTTGGACTTCTAATTAGCGGCGGAATGCTTATTCCAGGAAATATTCCTAATATTATTTCTGCTGGAAAATTGAATATTACAAGCAAAGAGTGGGCGCGTTTTGGCGTTCCAGTTGGTTTGATTACAATGGTAGCTTATTTTATTGTCATTCTTGTTATTGGCTAAATCGAAGGAAAATAAATAGACAGGAAAAAAGGGTGACGAAACCCTTACCATATTCAAATGGTAAGGATTACGCCATCCTTTTATTACGGCTTTGAAAGCCCTCGCCACTATTAATAAGATACCCCGAGCAGAAAGTTATTTCAATTTTTGAAAAAATCAACTTTCGCTAGGTCTTTCGGCGAAAGCCAAAGTTTTACTTAGGCGTTCTTTTTTGTAGAAACATTATTGAAGCTACACATCCACTTTTGTTCACTAATAAACCTAAACATTCCCATTAACTAAAATCTGGCGCTCTACTATCGCTGCTCCTTTAGTAGGCAATTGTCATTCAAACCAATAATGAAGCTTTATTCCATTGTGAATACACTTAATTCAATAAAGAACATAATAAAAAGTAGCTCTCATTTTTATTCATATATTTGAGTTATAGAAAATGAAGGGGGTCATGTTTTGTCTTTGCTTCACTTGGCAATAATATCACCATTTTTACTTGCAATCCTTGTACCTATTTTGTACAAGACCTTTAGACAAATTCATACGGGTTGGTTCGTTCTTCCATTACCAATCCTCTTATTTAGCTATTTTCTATCATTTTTATCCATACAGGAGCCAATAACAAAATCAGTTCCATGGATCCCTTTTCTTGGGATTGATTTCATAGCAAAAATAGATGGGCTCAGTCTATTATTCGCCCTACTTATTACAGGAATTGGTTCATTAGTAGTTTTATATTCCGTTTATTATTTGTCAAAGGATAAAGAAAAACTCAACACCTTCTATGTATACTTATTACTATTCATGGGGGCAATGCTTGGAGTTGTTTTATCAGATAACTTGATTGTCCTGTATATGTTTTGGGAATTTACTAGTTTTTCTTCATTCCTATTAATTGGGTATTGGTATCATAAAGAAAAATCAAGATATGGTGCTCAAAAATCTATGATTATTACCGTTTTCGGTGGATTATCTATGCTTGGAGGAATCATTCTCCTCTATATTATGACGGGCTCATTCAATATTTCTGAAATCATGGAAATCGTGCCAGCTATTTCAGACCATACCCTTTTTATACCTGCCTTATTATGCTTTTTAATAGGTGCATTTACGAAGTCTGCGCAATTTCCTTTCCATATCTGGCTGCCAGATGCGATGGAAGCACCTACACCAGTTAGTGCTTATCTGCACTCAGCAACTATGGTTAAAGCGGGAATCTATTTAGTTGCTAGGATGAGCCCAGTGTTCGCTGCGGAAGGGCTTTGGTTATGGCTTGTAGCTGGATTTGGGATTGTCACGCTTTTCTGGGGTTCCTTTAATGCTGTTAAACAAACAGATTTAAAGGCCATACTTGCATACTCAACCATTAGTCAGCTTGGGATGATTATGTCCCTTCTTGGGATTGGTGCTGCTGCCCTTCATTTTGATGGTATTGAGAAAAGTGTATATGCGGCAGCTATAACAGCAGCCGTCTTCCACTTAATCAACCATGCTACCTTTAAAGGAAGTCTATTTATGGTAGTAGGGATTGTTGATCACGAAACCGGTACTCGAGATATTCGCAAGCTTGGCGGATTAATGAATTTTATGCCAATAACCTTTACTTTAGCCATTATTGGAACATTTTCAATGGCTGGTTTGCCGCCGTTTAACGGCTTCTTAAGTAAAGAAATGTTTTTCGCCGGCATGCTCCACGTTCTTGATTTGGATATCTTTAGTTTCGAGACATGGGGGCTTCTCTTCCCTGTCA from Cytobacillus dafuensis encodes:
- a CDS encoding DUF1646 family protein, which codes for MILGLTIVLILVLFLPFTVKAVEHNLEAFLFIMGLAAATISQVLTGDLMIKALEDPIHITLAVLIAGLLFRWCQSPIEKGILGLSNMMPFRLFLALVVIVLGLISSMITAIIAAIVLVVIVSVIRLDRKSEVRLVVLACFSIGLGAALTPIGEPLSTIAISKLNADFFYLFRLIGADVIIAILIFGILSAIIINPQKGADGLTSSLEKESYKEIIIRAFKIYLFVMGLTLLGAGFEPFIEEYLLGLSPLVLYWINMISAILDNATLAAAEISPAMDSATIKAILLGLLISGGMLIPGNIPNIISAGKLNITSKEWARFGVPVGLITMVAYFIVILVIG
- a CDS encoding Na+/H+ antiporter subunit A, whose product is MSLLHLAIISPFLLAILVPILYKTFRQIHTGWFVLPLPILLFSYFLSFLSIQEPITKSVPWIPFLGIDFIAKIDGLSLLFALLITGIGSLVVLYSVYYLSKDKEKLNTFYVYLLLFMGAMLGVVLSDNLIVLYMFWEFTSFSSFLLIGYWYHKEKSRYGAQKSMIITVFGGLSMLGGIILLYIMTGSFNISEIMEIVPAISDHTLFIPALLCFLIGAFTKSAQFPFHIWLPDAMEAPTPVSAYLHSATMVKAGIYLVARMSPVFAAEGLWLWLVAGFGIVTLFWGSFNAVKQTDLKAILAYSTISQLGMIMSLLGIGAAALHFDGIEKSVYAAAITAAVFHLINHATFKGSLFMVVGIVDHETGTRDIRKLGGLMNFMPITFTLAIIGTFSMAGLPPFNGFLSKEMFFAGMLHVLDLDIFSFETWGLLFPVIAWLASVFTFLYSMILVFKTFTGKFQPEKLEKKPHEAPIGMLISPIILASLVIIFGLFPNILSNRMIAPAINAIMPGNTADVHISFWHGFTPELFMTIGVIALGILLFISLPKWRKVYDLFPKKLTLNRLYDGSLEFAQSISKQFTSSYMNGSIRTYLVYIFSFFIVILASTIAVKDAFKMDTSNISSVGFYEILLSLAIVVASISILFAKSRLTSIILLGSVGYTVSLFFVLFRAPDLALTQLVIETISVALFLLCFYHLPKNSKNEERIRFKMTNLLISIGVGAIVTVIALSAHSNKMFDSIAQYYVENTYEKAAGKNMVNVILVDFRGFDTLFEITVLSIAALGIFTMIKLKMNGGRKNENK